caaatctatttttttcaaagttcctAACATATCAGAACTTGTACCTGTCATTTTCCCATAATGTTGGTGGCAGGAtatgtcagttttattttttaaaaatatgtactataatttttattaattttttaatagttttcagaGTTAGAAATATACTTAGGaggggaaaatgttttaattagatAATTCTACTCTTATGTGTCTTTAGTAGTGTACtctaaaatgaaggcaaaatataaagcattattaaatgattataagtttttaattttacctatttatgaatttaaattgtgagttgtatattttttaattgagttgtttcaATAGTTGTAAGCATCTTGGAACATTATATTGGTTTTGAACTATTTCAAACTGAGTAtggtttgaaaataaattatgaaaaataattaaataccaacccataaagttattcatatattcattcaacaaagacatattgaattcctactatgtgccaggcagtgtgcaaGGTGTTGGCagacagaaacagagatgaaaacagCCCTATCTTCAAGGAGCAGATAAGTGTATTTTGGGGGTGAGAGAGATCTGTACATGAACAAGAGCAATAAAGGGCTGCATTTGTTAATGACAGAAGCAGTGAAAAGGGAGTGGGGTCATGTGGAAGGAATGGGACTGCTGGGAAGTAGGATAAGGATGAGAAAGGCTCCCCTGCAGGAACTAGCCTCAGAGTAGGATCATAAGATGGGGTGGGGATATGCCTGGTTTGTAAATACACTGATATTGAATAATGAACAGTTTATATGTAAACTTCAGAAATCGTGTGAAAACACTTTCTTCAAGAGCTTGTTCTTATCAGATAGAAGGGAATGGCTTCTAGTGAGACAAGAGTAGGTAAGGTTTGAAAAGtcacattttataaaagagagacagaaacttGCCCCAGTCCCCTAAACATATTAGGATATAGCTTATGTAGTTTCACTACCAGAAAAGTCAAACAAAACCTTAATATGTATCCCTCAgcaatgaataaatgtataaaatgtcaTACAAGATTTCGGTTTGTGTTTTGGTCCATTATTTTAAGAAGGTTCATGTTTTACAATAAGCATTATTTATTTGGACTCAGctctgtttcctctgtttctttgctCACTGTTTATTCTTGCCCCCTACcccatttacatttacttttttcttaagtatATCCTTAGTAATTCTTTCACTGAAGGTCTTTGGGCAGTAAACCTCCTAGGtcttgtttgtctgaaaatgtctttattttattaacagtCTTAAATCATCATTTGACATTATAGAATTCTAAGTTTACAAACACTTGCCCTCAGCATCTTGAAGATAACATTCTATTGATTTCCAGCATTTATACTCTTGCTAATGAAAACCTGGATTTTCTTccctagaaataatgtttttccCTCTGGTCACGTTTTTTTCATTTGAAgtattctattcatttttatgtgtatggaattagaataaagaaagaaaatgaaaactggcTTCTGAGTTTTCTGATAACACCAAAAAAgtaatcataaaggaaaatatcaatagccagatttaatcaaaattaaaatcttctgttCTTCAAAATACACTTAAGAAAACAgtgtattttgaaaatgtgaaaatgtgagCCACAGACTGGGATGAAATActtgtaataaatatttcttatgaaaaataaattggacataatcaaatttttaaaattgcacttCAAAAACACCATCAAGATAAACCATggtggaaaagaatgtgaaaaagaatgtatatatatatttatatatataactgaatcacactttgctgtgcagtagaaattaatacaacactgtaaatcaactatgcttcaatgaaataatttttttttaaatttcagaaacacCATCGAGAAAGTCAAAAGTCAACCCATAAAATAggataacatatttgaaaatcatatatctgataagaatcTTGTATCTAGAAtgtgtaaagaactcttacagcttAAGACAACCCAATAAAAAGTAGGCAAAATGTtagagccagggcttccctggtggcacagtcgttgagagtccgcctgccgatgcaggggacgcaggtttgtgacccggtccgggaagatcccacataccgcggagcggctgggcccgtgagccatggccgctgagcctgctcgtccggagcctgtgctccgcaacgcaagaggccacaacagtgagaggcctgcgtaccgaaaaaaaaaaagcatatttttctccaaagaagacacgaATAGTCAATAAGAATATACAACaggttcaacatcattagtcatcagggaaatgccaattaaaaccacaatgaaatatcactaaaatagctaaaattttaaaaaactgacagtaCCAAGTGgcagcaaggatgtggaggaagcAACTCATAGTGCTgttgggactgtaaaatggtatCAATACAATCACTTGggatttcttacaaaattaaatatacatgtacCATGTGACTGAGCAATTCaacttctaggtatttactcaagagaaatcgTACATCTGAAATAGccatatatgaatgtttatagcactttcttcataatagctgaaaactggaaacaacccacatgtttATCAGCAGTTGAATGGACAGTTGAAGTataatcagcaataaaaaataactactgGTATACAAAGTAACATGGATGAGTCTCAGAAATAcagtgagtgaaagaagctagacatgAAAATACATAATTTCCTTTACATGAAATTTTTAGAACAGACAAAATTAATACTGACTGTATTATCTGTTGCTGCATCTGGGTACCTCAAGGCTTCTCAGAATGTTGCAGTCAGGGTCATCTGGGACTCCAGTCTCTCCTGTGCGCTTGATTGAGGTTGGtctacttccaagctcactcgTGAAGTTGTTGgcctccctcacttccttgccACATGGCCCTCCCCGTAGGGCAGCTCATAAAAAGCACAGAGTGAACAAGTGAGAAACCACAAGATGGAAGCCAGCtttttttgtaacctaatcttgAAAGTGACACCCATCACTTTTGTTACATTCTTTTCATTATAAGTCACTAGGCCTAGCCCATACTCAAGGGCATGAAGACCAGAGGATAGGATCATTGGAGACCATCTTACCCATcaaacttaatttaaaagtaatgttTTGTATGTAATAATGCAAAATGTACTTTTAGAAGGCTTATGCACTAAAACGTTCATCTTTTGGTTAATGCCTAAAATTCCAGAGAGAGAGTCAACCCTACAATTTAAGAGTTTTAGTTAGTAAAATATAGACAATCATGGGAGAGTTTCCCTTTGGGCCTGTGTAATAATTACTGTGTTTTTATACTGTATTTTCCCCAAATCCACTTCGGGTAAAGAAGAGAGCAGGTAAAGAAGGTAGAGATAGGGAAACATGGCAGACCTGGTAAGCTcgcataaaataaaaacaatactttGCAGTTTTGCCCCTGATCAGCAGACCAGCTCAGTCTTCTTATATTATGAATATGTACTAACATTTTAATCTTagtatttaatgtttgttttttgaactttttagattgtaaatatttgggagtggtttttttgtttcgtGTTAAAGGGGCCATGCTTGTAAGTGAACAGTACACACTGGTGTTCTAATACTCTCCCAATTTTCTACACCCACTCCTGTgatcttaatttctattttcatgcATTTGCTCATGTTAAAGTTGTCATatatattaaatgagttaatgcatgtaaagcacttagtacccagcatacagtaagtgctctaCTATTACTATGATTGATGCTGTTGTCCTCTGCTGCTTTGATCTCCACTACCCACCTGCAGTTGCTTCATCTTCCTTCCTCTACACCACTCTACCTCCTCTTCAAATTTAGCCTgtcttctgttctttctcttaCCTACTCTCATTGCTACTTGGCCCTACTAAAACTCCTTCTTTTTGCTCCTTACCACATTCCCCTTGACAGTCAATCTAAACTGTTTTCATTCTTCTGAGCAGATGAATCACCTTCTTCTTACAGAGATTGTTATCTACCTCAaatcccctcctcttctccccgcTTTAATTTCCCTGCATTTATAGTCTCTCTGCTTCAATTAtcaactcttccctcttgcctcaaAGGAAGGAGCATTCTTTTGTGGCTAactcctccatctccattttttaatTCCGTTCTTTAGTTGGGATTAGGCTTGCTGCAAAACACAGAAAACCCCCAAATAACTGGTTTTAAAAGAGGTGTTTTTCTCAGGTGAAACAGCTCTAAAATTAGGCTATTTAGAACTGATACAGCAGTTCCACAACTTGTCAGaaactcagtttttttctttgctacTGCTCTGCCATCCTTAAAGCATGGCCCTCATCTTCATGGCACAAGCTTGCTGCTTGAAAACCAGGGAACACAACTTTCCACAAAGTGAAATGAAGTTAAAGAAGGCAAGGAGGACCTCCTCTCTTTTAAGATGTCCCTAGAGAACTACACAACACTTAATTGATCCGTAATTAGTCCAAACCTAGCTGTATCTGGCTGCAAGAGAAACTATGAAAGGAGCTATTTAGCTGAATGGCAGTGTGCCCACTGAAAATTCTGTACTTTgtgactttaagaaaaaaaaaattggttttctgTTCTAAAGTAAGGGAGAAGAGATTTGATGAGGCACTCATTCTCATCTCCAACTACTGTTTACTTACTTCCTCAATCCCTTTCCATTACCCTCAAACATATCCTAGCTCTCCACCCTTTatcctaaaagaaaaatcagtgtctCTTGATTCTAGTCATTCTCTTCCTTTCACtgcaaaacctttttaaaaatctctctccttTACAATTTAACATTTCTTCTATTCTGCTTATTCCCAATTCCTACTCACCATTgcacttttaaattatatagcTTCCTGTATAATTATATagcttatattattattatattattattattatatattattatatataattatatagctTCCTATATAAATAGCTTCCTATATAATACCTAGCCCCCGAATTCCTGGGCATTTAACATATACATCTTTTAACCTGAACCAcgtctttaaattttattttatttatatttaacttcaCAAGTAATACAaaagtatatgatttttttaaaggtattataaataatgcaaacGTCTCCTTCGGCCATACCCATGGCTGCATTAAGACCTCTGCTGAACAAATGAGAGGATGGACGTAGTAGAGCAGATGAtgctattttcaattttctttttgaatttttgaattttatttatttttttatacagcaggttcttattagtcatccattttatacacatcagtgtatacatgtcaatcccaatcgcccaattcatcacaccaccacccccaccaccaccccccactgctttccccaggtggtgtccatacgtttgttctctacatctgtgtctcaatttctgccctgcaaaccggatcatctgtaccattttctaggttccacatatatgcgttaatgtacgatatttgtttttctctttctaacttacttcactctgtatgacagtctctagatccatccacattccaacaaatgacccaatttcgttcctttctatggctgagtaatattccattgtatatatgtaccacatcttccttatccattcgtctgtccatgggcatttaggttgcttccatgacctggctattgtaaatagtgctgcaataaacactggggtgcgtgtatctttttgaattatgggttttttctgggtatatatactcagtagtgggattgctgggtcatatggtagttctatttttagttttttaaggaacctccatactgttctccatagtggctgtatcaatttacattcccacagatGATGCTATTTTCCAATTCGTTCGTGTGTAACGGGGACGAGGGCCCTAGGCCACGCCGGGAAGGTCTCTCCCTGCACAAGGCTGCTCTGTCTTCTACCGCACAGTCGTGAACGCTAATACCCGTCTTCTTCTGGCTCCCGGGGTGAGACAGCCTTGGCCTAGGTCGGAGGGGCGGAGGCGGTACGAGTTCGCGAGTTCCGGGATTCTCGCGGGAAAACGCGAGTGTGGCGCTTCTCTGACGCACTTCCGGAGCGCGGAGGGGGCGCCGCGGCGGCTGCAAGCTTGGAAGATGGTGGTTACTAGGTCCGCGCGGCCTCAGGCCGGGATCCAAGCCACGTCAGTTGAAAGCTCCCAGCAGAAGGTAGGAGATCTCAAGTCTTCCTCATTTCTAATCGCTGCTTCGCAGAACGGTGCTCAAGGAGGTGGGAGGCGCTGGGGTCCCGCGGAGCCTGGGGAGGAGCGGCAGAAAAGCCGGAACTGGCAGCGCGCAGCTGTGTACCAGGCTCCGCGCTAAGCCTGTAGCTTCCTCTTCAGACCTCACTAGGGTCTTTTAATGTAATGCTTGGCAGGAAATAGAGAGATTAGGTAACTTATTTTGCGGTAGTTCAGCTCCGTAATGCAGATGCACAGCTCAGGCCTTTTAATCTTACTGCTAACACCGTGCTAAGGAGGATTAATTTCGGCCACCAAGCGTGAGCCTCATTAGCTGGATTGGATGGAGAAAGCACCATTTTCACGTGGGAAGACTGGCTGTGCCCCGACAGCACCTCCTTCTGGCGTGGGGAGGGCTGTGGTGACGTCAGCTAGTAATTCAGTGGCGCTAGTCGTCCGCTGCCTCTGATGTTGCGATGAAGGGAAGGGAGCATTAATTCGCTTAGGTATGAAAACGTAAGCTCAGCGACCGATTCCATCTTTCGTCTTTTTCTATATGTATGTCGGAATGTAGGTCCACCTAGCATACGTGACTTTGAGtggagaaaattttctttttcaattatttgtttTCCCTAAAGTCAGATCCAGGACTTAGGTGACGCTAGTGAGGCAGGGCCTGCAAATGCAGAGTCAGATCCGGTATttaagtattgatttttttttttaattgtgggtggtgatggttgttgttattgttttgaatTAATCTTGTTTACTGAGTTTTTTAGTGCCCTCTTAAAATTTGCTTCTGAGGGGAGTGCCTCATTCACTTTGCTCTTGTCCCAGCCCTACGTAAATCACAATGTATTTTCACTGGCTTATAGAATTCTGCTGCCACAAGAATTCAAGCACATCCAAAAGGCCGGAAGGAATCTCCATCTGATGACCCAAGTATTGCTGAATCACAGACCACTAGGGAACAAAGTCCAGCTCCTAAAAccaggaaaaggaagagcagaaCTACAGGTTCATTACCAGGAATGAACAAACCTTCTACTGATGGAGAGATCTCTGAAGCAGAGTCAAACTGTTCTTCTGTGTCTGAGGCCCAGGATCCCATTTTAAGAGTAACTAGGAGAAGGCAGATCTTAGTTGCAGGCACCCCAGTTTCCAGTGTAaggaaaaagctgaaaataactCTAGTAAGTGAGTCTCATACTGAAGAAGAAGTCTCTGAAGCAGAGTCACATATTTCAGGTATTTCTAGAATTGTGCATCCCACAGAAATAACAACAAGAACCAGGAGAAGTAAGGCTAAATCCCAAACTGATCCAAACCAAGAATCCCATGTGGAAGCTAATTCTGATGCTGAGTCATCATGCTCagacatttcttcattttctggaatTGCAACTAGGAGAACAACAAGGAGTATGCAAAGGAAATTACAGGCACAAACTGAGGAGAATGATACTAAGATTGTACcaggaaatgaaaagcaaatcatAAATACACCTGTGAATTTAGAGGATTCAGATACCAGACGAACTTCTTCTCGTTTACTAGCAAGATCGCTTTCTCAGATAAATAAGCCAAATATCTCTAATAATGAAATTTATGATGACCCTGATAATGACTCCTTtggaaattcaggaaaaaaactaaTAGTGCAAAAACACCAAAGTTTTAATATAAGAGAGGAAAAACAGGACAACGTTTCACCTCTCAAAGAAATAACAGAGCAGAATTGTAAGAGCTTAGATGAAGAAGCCAAAGGAATAACAGATGCGGGAAaagaaattaatgagaaaaattcTCAGTTGAAGAGTCTTTCTGAACTTCAGGACACTAGCCTTCAGCAGTTAGTTTCACAAAGGCATTCAACCCCCGAAAGTAACAAAACCACCTCAGCATCCTCAAACCTGAACTGTGAGGCTGTAATGAAATCATTAGCTCAAACATTTGCAGTTGTGGAAATGGACAGATGGAATGAAGAGAGAAACAGCAGCATGAAAACAAGTGACTGGACAGAACTTGGTGATAGTGGTGATAGTGATGAAGAAGAGTGCACAGTTACAGGTGTTGGCGGAGACATGAGCAAAGAAAGGGATGTAGATTTTGAATGTGATACCAAACTGTGTGAACTTGAGCCCAGCACATCTCAGGATAAAGATGATCGTGTTTTATTAGTTCTCAGCAGTGATGAAAGCCAGCAGTCTGAAAACAGTGAGAATGAAGAGGACACTGTGTGTTTTGTTGAAAATAGTGGTCAAAAAGAGTCATTAAATGGAGACTCAGAAAATACATCACGTGACAATGCATTGTTTGTAATTGACACAACTCCTCGATTGAGTGCTGATAAAAATTTTTACTTGGATGAAGAAGACAAGGCAAGTGAGGTTGCcactgaggaagaaaaggaggaggaggaagaaagtgaAGAAGAACCATCAGACAGTGACGGAAGTAAAGATAATGAGTTTAGTGATGAAGACAACTTACTAAATAGCACAAAATCTAAACTGtaagttttatctttattttttaaagtaagtttttgATACATGTTTGAAGTGGCtaatttatcataaaaatattacagtcatagaaattgaaaaaattattacTTTGGATTCTTTATGGAAGAGCTTTTTTATCCAGCATTTCCCTTGTTTATTTGGGTATCTTTGTTAGTCATATTTTGCCCACCAATGAGAGCTAAAAGTACTCTGTTTGGTGGTATATTAAAAATCATCTGTTAAGGTTTTCTTGCATGATTATTAAGAGCAACATATAAAAGGGAAGGGAGGTAACTTGGTTTTTTCTACATGTTGATtgtagagaaattgaaaaatagaggaaaaccTGAGAAAAACAATAACCTATAAGCCCATCTACCACCCACTGAAAAGCACTCTTTGGGGGCtgtttctttggtttattttttttttgtttttcaaattcgtTTTTCCTAGGCACAGGCCCTTGGTAGCAGTGTATCCACTGGAAATACAGGTATCCTTGGTAAGGAACTATCCATTAACAGATGCCCAGTCTTCACTCTAAACCAGTGAAATCTCTGAGGCTAGTCTCAGgtgtacttattttttaaaagccacaccccctccccaggatAATTGTAATGTACACTCAGGGTTGGAGAATCACTGCCAAGGCACTACAATTGAATGATTTCACTTTCCAGTAGAGGTTGATTATCAAAACTTTCAACTGCTCAGTTTATATGAATAATTAGGAAAGAAACTGACTGTAAGTCCAAGTGTACTTGTTTATAAAAAGGACTCTTCAGTAATATAAAGTagaaatttttattacataaatatagCAGGAGCCCAAGCCAACAGCAGAAGATTCTGATTTGGTGGATCTGGGGTATGACAGTTATATTGTTTTTAAAGCTCCAGTGGAAAATACAAATGCTCGTTGTTTAAAACTCAGTGATTTAGAGGCACTTAAATGCCCTTAAATTACCCaggaaaacatttcaaatttGGATAACTTAGAAGTTCGGAGTAGAAGACGCCTGTCTTTCTCATTGGCTTTGGAGATGGAAGTATGTGGACGTATATTAACTCACTACCTATACAAGAAGTTGAGCTAAATTGCCAGAtgtatttcctcctcttttctgtaattctttctttataaaatccCTTTATGAAGTCTGTTGTCATGTAATATGGCCTTAATCCTCTTCCAAGAAAAACTAGGGAATAAATTTTGATGTGTTTCCAAAAGgctttattcattattcatcccgtaattttcttctaaataaaaatacagtctcaattgtttccattttgaatTACTAAATGATCTAAAGATcattttttaatcacttaaaagtgatcatttctctttcagtctgAAGTTGACTAGCAGCAGCATAGATCCTGGTCTGAGTATTAAGCAGTTGGGTGGTTTGTATATTAATGTCAATGCAGACAAGCTACAGTTGAACAAGAGAACCCTAACACAgatcaaggagaaaaagaaaaatgaggtaaGTTGCACAAAGCATCCCATTGGTTTTCATAGAACTAACCAGTCAC
This genomic interval from Physeter macrocephalus isolate SW-GA chromosome 4, ASM283717v5, whole genome shotgun sequence contains the following:
- the DNTTIP2 gene encoding deoxynucleotidyltransferase terminal-interacting protein 2; amino-acid sequence: MVVTRSARPQAGIQATSVESSQQKNSAATRIQAHPKGRKESPSDDPSIAESQTTREQSPAPKTRKRKSRTTGSLPGMNKPSTDGEISEAESNCSSVSEAQDPILRVTRRRQILVAGTPVSSVRKKLKITLVSESHTEEEVSEAESHISGISRIVHPTEITTRTRRSKAKSQTDPNQESHVEANSDAESSCSDISSFSGIATRRTTRSMQRKLQAQTEENDTKIVPGNEKQIINTPVNLEDSDTRRTSSRLLARSLSQINKPNISNNEIYDDPDNDSFGNSGKKLIVQKHQSFNIREEKQDNVSPLKEITEQNCKSLDEEAKGITDAGKEINEKNSQLKSLSELQDTSLQQLVSQRHSTPESNKTTSASSNLNCEAVMKSLAQTFAVVEMDRWNEERNSSMKTSDWTELGDSGDSDEEECTVTGVGGDMSKERDVDFECDTKLCELEPSTSQDKDDRVLLVLSSDESQQSENSENEEDTVCFVENSGQKESLNGDSENTSRDNALFVIDTTPRLSADKNFYLDEEDKASEVATEEEKEEEEESEEEPSDSDGSKDNEFSDEDNLLNSTKSKLLKLTSSSIDPGLSIKQLGGLYINVNADKLQLNKRTLTQIKEKKKNELLQKAVITPDFEKNYCVPPYSESKYKLQKKRRQERQKTAGDGWFGMKAPELTDELKNDLKALKMRASMDPKRFYKKNDRDGFPKYFQIGTIVDNPADFYHSRVPRKQRKRTIVEELLADSEFRRYNRRKYSEIMAEKAANAAGKKFRKKKKFRN